The Gracilibacillus caseinilyticus genome segment CAAAAGTATATACCAGATTCAATACCTGTTGACACGGACTATTCCTTTACGAGTGTGCAGGAAGGTAGAGCGAAAATACAGTAAAATTTCTTATTTTTAATTTTTGTCATTCTTTCACAAGTTATTCTCGACAAATAGATAGGATGTTAAACATTCCTACAAATAAGGGCTTGATCAGCTAGGATAATAACGAGCTAACACAACACATCATAACCTTTAATGATGAAAGTTTGATTTGTAATAACTTATCATAAAATTAGTCCGAACATAATAAACTGTGAAAATAACAATAATGTAAAAAATGACTATCTTTTTAATAAATAAATGGTATAATGATGAAAAAATTATTTTGTTATAACAATAAAAATATTAATTTAACAATTTAGTAAGCGGTTTTAATTATAATTTTGTACAAAGATAATAACAAATGTAACTGTTTTTGTGAAATGTATTGACATTATTTGACCTGCTAGCTATATTAGGTATAGACAACTGTACAAAGTTGTTCGAATATTTTAAAGAAAAGGGGTAGTTGGTTTGAAGAAATTCAAATGGAGTTTGTTGTTAGCATTATTATTCGTAGTCATTGGTTTAGCAGCTTGTGGTGATGACGAAACAGGTTCTAGTACGGATGATACCGAGAATACATCAGACAATGGTGATGATACTTCTGCAGAAGAGACAGAACAAGAAGAAGTCAATCTTAGAGTTGTTACAACAATGGCGGGTACGGATCCAGCCGGTGAAGTGTTTCAGCAGGTATTAGATGATTTCCAGGAAGAAAATCCGAACATCAAAATTGAAAACGATTCACAATCAGCAGATGCAGGAACAATTCGTACGAAAGTTAACACAGATTTTTCTTCAGATAATGAACCGGACCTTATGTTCTACTTTAATACAGTCGATGCAGACGGGTTGATAGAAGAAGGAAAAGTGGTCAATTTAGAAGAGGCTGAGGGTGTTGATTTATCGGGTTATAACTCCATGCTTGAACAACAACGACGTGAGGATGGGAATATTTATGCTGCACCACAATCCGGATTTTATGAAGGGTTATTTATAAATAAAAAACTATTTGAAGAACATGGCGTAGAATTACCAACTACATGGGAGCAATACGAAGCAGCAATTGAAAAATTCGCGGAAACAGATATCGTTCCTATCGCTGCATCAACAGAGGATTCATATTACGTGGTAGAACATTATATTTTGGCGGCAGGCGGAATGGAAAATTATTCGGCAGCTCTTGCTGATAAAAATGAAGCATGGGCAGAAGGATTAAATAATATTAAGAAACATGCTGATATGGGTGCATTTACACCAGATGCAGCGACAATCGATTTAGCATTAGCGCAAGAATTGTTCAAACAGGAGCAGGCAGCAATGATCTTCGAAGGATCCTGGTTCTGGGGTCAACTAGAAGAAGCTGGTATGGGGGAAGATGTCACGGTATTACCAATGCCTGTCTATGCAGAAGGTGGAGAGACAGGTGAACTTGTTGGTGGTGCATCACAAGGCTGGTTTATCAGTACGAAAGCATATGAAGATGAAGCGAAGAAAGATGCTGTTGTCAGTCTATTTAACTACTTAACTTCTGAAGAAACAATTATCAAAATTGCTGAAGCAACTGGTCAACCACCTGCAAAAGGTGAACTAAGTGATCTGGCAGACTACTTGAAAGCAGGACATGATTTAGTGAAGAACGCACCGGCTGTTGCTTTACCAATCAATGACCGTATCTATCCAGAATCATTTACTCATATGCGTACGAGTGTACCTGAGATTGTAAGTGGTGATAAGCAAGGTGAAGAAGTGTTAGAAAAAGCGGTTGAAATGGCGAAATAATAGAATAATAGATGACGAGAGAGGTTGTCCCGCTATGTTGGGTCAGCCTCCTTGCACATCTGGATTGGAGGACACATGAAAGGCGATAAACTATATATTTTCCTCTTTCTTACCCCGGCATTTGCTGTGACAGGAATCTTTTTATATTATCCATTTGTTGAAAATATTTTGCAAAGCTTCTATAAAACAGATGGATTCTTTAATTCTACTTTTGTGGGATTGGAGAATTATGTTCGATTACTAAATGATGAAATAGCCAGAGGTGCCTTGTTTAATTCATTGGAATTAATGCTTTATGTCACGATATTTCAGGTTGGAATCGCTCTTATATTGGCAATCATGGTCAACTCCATTACGAAAGGTGCAGGATTTTTCCGTACAACCTTTTTCTTCCCGATCGTAATCTCGGGTGCTGCAATCGGTTTGTTATTCACCTTGATTTACAACTACCGTAATGGACTGCTTAATGAAATGTTAGTCAATTTAGGTTTCGAAAGAGTGCTTTGGTTAACAGAACAGTCATCCTTATATATGGTGGCAATTCCGACGATCTGGAATTACGTTGGTTTCTACTTCGTTATCCTGTTAACTGCCATTCAAAAAATTCCGAACGATTTTTATGAAGCGGCTCAGCTCGAAGGTATTACCGGTATGCAAAAAATGTTTAAGCTGACTATTCCGCTTATCGTAAGTGATTTGAAAACGTGCATCGTGTTGGCAATCACCGGAACGCTGAAGATTTTTGAGTTAGTTTATATTATTACAAAAGGTGGTCCAGCCAATTCCTCAGAAGTGCTGGGAACGTATATGTACCAGAAAGCATTTCAGGACTCTGCGATGGGATATGGGGCAACGTTAGCGGTACTGATTGTTGTACTAGGGCTAACCTTAGCTTTTGTTACGAATAAATTATTGCAGAGAGATGAAGTTACGTATTAAGGAAAAGAGGTGTTAGATAGATGTATTCACATACAGAGGAACAATTAACCTTTTGGGAGAAATTTCAGGAAAGGTATTTCATGAATTCAAAAGCAGGGAAAATATTTGTCTATGTTGTCCTGACATTATGGTCGATGACAACTATTTTTCCTTTAGCATGGGTGTTGCTTAATTCCTTTAAAGAGTCAAGGCAGATCATTACCGGTACATTTAACATCCCTTCAGATCCAACCATGCAAAACTATATTAATGCATTTGAAACAGTCAATATCGGTAAGAGTTATCTCAACAGCTTTATTATTTCTGGCTCGGTTGTGCTGCTCGTTCTATTTCTGGGAGGATTGGCCGCATTTGCGATGGCAAGGATGCAATTTAAATTAAGAGGTCTGCTGCAAGCTTTATTAGTAGCCAGTTTATTGATTCCGGCTTTTGCCACCATCGTACCCGTGTACCGAATGATGATTGGTATGGATTTGGTTAATACGTATCTTGCATTGATCATCCCGCAAACTGCTGGTAATTTACCTTTTGCAATTCTGGTGATCAGTG includes the following:
- a CDS encoding ABC transporter substrate-binding protein produces the protein MKKFKWSLLLALLFVVIGLAACGDDETGSSTDDTENTSDNGDDTSAEETEQEEVNLRVVTTMAGTDPAGEVFQQVLDDFQEENPNIKIENDSQSADAGTIRTKVNTDFSSDNEPDLMFYFNTVDADGLIEEGKVVNLEEAEGVDLSGYNSMLEQQRREDGNIYAAPQSGFYEGLFINKKLFEEHGVELPTTWEQYEAAIEKFAETDIVPIAASTEDSYYVVEHYILAAGGMENYSAALADKNEAWAEGLNNIKKHADMGAFTPDAATIDLALAQELFKQEQAAMIFEGSWFWGQLEEAGMGEDVTVLPMPVYAEGGETGELVGGASQGWFISTKAYEDEAKKDAVVSLFNYLTSEETIIKIAEATGQPPAKGELSDLADYLKAGHDLVKNAPAVALPINDRIYPESFTHMRTSVPEIVSGDKQGEEVLEKAVEMAK
- a CDS encoding carbohydrate ABC transporter permease: MKGDKLYIFLFLTPAFAVTGIFLYYPFVENILQSFYKTDGFFNSTFVGLENYVRLLNDEIARGALFNSLELMLYVTIFQVGIALILAIMVNSITKGAGFFRTTFFFPIVISGAAIGLLFTLIYNYRNGLLNEMLVNLGFERVLWLTEQSSLYMVAIPTIWNYVGFYFVILLTAIQKIPNDFYEAAQLEGITGMQKMFKLTIPLIVSDLKTCIVLAITGTLKIFELVYIITKGGPANSSEVLGTYMYQKAFQDSAMGYGATLAVLIVVLGLTLAFVTNKLLQRDEVTY
- a CDS encoding carbohydrate ABC transporter permease encodes the protein MYSHTEEQLTFWEKFQERYFMNSKAGKIFVYVVLTLWSMTTIFPLAWVLLNSFKESRQIITGTFNIPSDPTMQNYINAFETVNIGKSYLNSFIISGSVVLLVLFLGGLAAFAMARMQFKLRGLLQALLVASLLIPAFATIVPVYRMMIGMDLVNTYLALIIPQTAGNLPFAILVISGYMATIPKELEEAAHMDGCGRFKMFTKVFLPISLPSFSTVGIFVFLWSYNDLFSSLVLVSHEKVAPIVVLLSNVSSQYGTDYGLMTAAIAMTIIPVLIFYLFAQKTFEKGATSGAVKG